CTTTGAACCCTTTGACTGTTAGGTAGCCAGCCATGTCAATTGTCAACCATTTCTTTAACCATTGTTCTGCCGCTGTAAGGCACTAATATTTATGGGTATCGTGTAGATATTATGTGTGGAATGCCCCCGCTGTCTCCACGTCCAAAACAACCTGACCTCGTTCAAACATTGTGACGCTAAACAGAGCAGGTATTGCGGCTTACGATTCATACATATCTACATGATGCTTATATACATTAGTGCCTTATAAGCAATATGTTTTCTATTATGTGATATGGATGTTTTTTGATGTGGCAAGTAAACATTCATATTACACGTGATGAAGAGAATATGGGAGCAATAGATTAGTACAGTTTTTACACAAACACTTCATGGCTGCTGTGTGTTATTGCCTGTGGGTGCTGTAACTCTTCACATGGCTACTGCGTTAATTGCTGCCTTcatgattgttgtgttattacccCATGGCTGTTGTGTTATTATTGTCTCTATGGCTATTATGTTATTACTCCCCATGGCTGTTGTATTAATGCCTGCGTGACTACTGTGTTATTGCTCCTCATCGATGGTATATAGTATTATTTCTCGCTGCGTGCTGTGTTGGGGTGTTCGTGAGAGCACATAAAAGCGTCTCGGATGACAAAAAGTACCAGTGACTTGTATTACTCCCTGATATTTTATAAAGGTTTGTTAGTGACAGGAAAGTGTCTTGGAAAACATACTGATGCGTCGATATCGGCTCTCGGCCATCAATTTACTATCACATACCTACAAATTATTTAACGAGAAtatgcaatcacacacacacacacacacacacacacacacacacacacacacacacacacacacgtatagatGTAGAATCCTGTATTAATTTCTGTTCCTGACATTCCTTTTCCATGTGTAACGAAGACGGGAATAAAAGATCTCAATGACGAAATTCCACGAGGAGTGATGAGACGCGCGCCGGTAATGCTGGAATACTCTGGGAACCCAAGCGTGTGAGGCGGAGCCTGCCGTGTCACTGCTGCTGGCGGAGTACTGAGGTGCCACACGAGTTTATGggtcagttttacagtccaatacagcaagtttaGGGAAGCTCTCatccaaacacaaaatacgatgaAAAATTCATTGTATAGTGTTTGGTGgtgatataaaagaaggaaattttaggaaatCGCATAGGAAATCTGTTTAGTATTTGGCAATGAGAAGAAACGGATTAGTAGAGAATATAGTTTGATTGGAGCTTACAATGACTTTGTGTTGGACTATCGAACTGGCCCTTTATATTgcctttctttgtttgtgtgtgtgtggggaggggcagGACAAGGGCTAGATGACATGTGTAGAAAGGCGCACAGCTTGCTGGTCCCACAACATAACTGAAGTCATTGAAGCCAGAAAATGATATTGTTTGTTCCGGATATGTCTGGTGGCCGAAAGGTGTTTTTGTCACCAAGCTAATGCCTGAAATACTGCGCATGTGTCATCACGTGAAGTGTATGTTTCTTGTTACTGAAACATTATTAAATGAATTATGGCTCGGGGATTCTTTAACAGAGCCATCAAGGCAGAAATGCTTACTGTTGTTATACTTCAGCGATAGCTTGTGTGCGCCGTGAAGGGACTGGGGTTGCTGGATGGGTGGCGGGGGCGTGTGTTTTGTTACTCGCATGTATAAATACTACAACATGGATATTGTCGGCAATATTTACGATAATGTCTACTGATACTGTCGTAAATATATACGACAATTTTAATGCTGTGCTGCTTCATAGTTGCATTGATTATTAAATGAGCACATTGTTTTAGGTCTGATGGTGCAGTAACGAGTTGTGAAACGTTACCAATATATGATCCCCATACAGTGAGAATGTTTCcccagccagccacacacacacacacacacacacacacacacacacacacacacacacacacacacacacacacacacacacacacacttcttcattTTCAAACATCACGGAATGAGATAAATAGAGTGAAGGTGATTGCAAATTCAAATGTTCATTAAAAAGATTCGTGTGAGAAGGTTGTCGGTAGGCAAGGAAACAAACCCAAATATATGTACACTCTTTTTTACTTACTATTTTATTTTAGGCGAACAAGCGTAAGTTGAGAGGattgtatatacaaaaatgttcTTGACCTTATTTATATCTCTATTGTAAGAGCGGAACGAGCTGAGCATGAGAACCAGACTTACATGCGCAGCTATAAATGAAAACAGTGTATtaagttatttattttatcttaggTAGGGAGGAGAGTTTAGAATTAGACACGAGCTTCTGTGTATGTAAGAGCtcttagattattattatttttattattattattattattattatttttattattattattattattattattattattatttttattattattattatcttcatattcattattttttcttatttcatttctaGGAACAGGTATATTTGGAAAACCAGGTCTTATGTGTAattatttctttatcagtttattactttatttattaccTTCATCTTGGATAGCTGAGATCATAATTacacccttttcttcttctttcatcttcttcttcttcttcttcttcttcttcttcaaattgctgttgctgttgtttcttttatcatttttgttgttattcaattttctttttattcttgttattattatctattaatacatattattattattattattattattattattattatattattattattattattattacatcatcatcatcatcatcatcactactgtTCATACCATCTAATCAAGTTTGAGGAGCagtgtagacagacagacagacagacagacatccacACCACTCAGGAACCAAACACAGGAAAACACACTCTTTAAatgtataaatatgtatttgtaaaaaaaacttAGACTTACATAACGTAATCATGCAATAACAGAACAAACGCAAGACAAGAATCAAGTGTTGTCAACCATAAACCCAAGGAACGGGAGGCCAGCACGGgagggttggggggtgggggggggaatgaaggaagggaggaaggaaggaaggaagagcaccaaggaaggaaaaaaaaaatgggagtgtGAGAACtgtgtgggaaaggaaggagggaaggaaggaaggagggaaggataagggagagaaggaaggaaggaaggattgaaagttttggagagtgaggaaggaagaaggattttaaatagagaaataattaagagaaagagtaaggaaggagaggagagagaaggaatgaagggaggaggaaggagggaggaaaggaaggaaggaaggatggatgtatggatggatggaagggaggggggggggcagaaggaaggaatgaaggaaggaaggaaggaaataaagaaggaaggaaggaaggaaggaaagaaggaaggaaggaagataggaaggtaggaaagagggaaggaaggaaggaaggaagaaaggaaggaaagaagggaggaaggaaggaaggaaggatggaaggaaggaaggaaggaagttaggaaagggtaggtaaggaagggaggaaagagtaataATGGGAGTGTGTGAACAaaaggatcgaaggaaggaaggaaggaaggaaggaaggaatggggaaggaaggaaggaattaaggaaggaaaaccaTAAACCCAAGGAACGGGAGGCCAgcacgagggggggggggaaggcaggaaggaaggaaggaaggaaggaaggaataaacgaaggaagaaaaatggaaaaggaaggaaagaagatgggaacgAGGTAAAcactggaagaaaagaaggaaggaaggaaatatagaaaagcaaataatatataaatgaaggagaaaaggaatggaaggaagaaaggagataaaaatgggatacggagagaatgaaaatattaactgaggaagaaatgaaggaaagaagagataaaaaacaagaaagagaaggatggaaagcagATCAGataatagaaggagagagagaattaatgaagagagaatacagaaataaagaaagggagaaaagaaagaccaaaggaaggatataaaaggaggagaggatagagaaaaGGCAGTAAGtcagaaagggggaggaggaggaggaggaggaggaggaggaagagaaattatgGAAAGAATGgctatgagagaggaaggaaaaaaaagagagagagagagagagagagagagagagagagagagagagagagagagagagagagagagagagagagagagagagagagagagagagagagagagagagagagagagagagagagagaaattgtccatatcacaagctctcccttcctgggccattcctttgagatcagttccaacaatatcagtcAGTCAGACCCCGTTCCCTACATACGAGCTTGCTACGAACCACTTTCACGGGTTAATGGCTACACCCAACACATTAATTTATTCTCTCCGTAATAGTATGACGCAAATAGGCCAAGAAAATAAGGAACCCGAAGTGAAGGATGTGGAATTCAACGAAGGCGAAAAACAGACTGCATGCTGCCGGTGTCgaagccattcccttgagatcagttccaacgctatcagtcagtcagacacCGATCCCTACAGCGGCTACGTCCAGTCATATTTAAGTTTGTCTCAGTAATGGTATGGCGGAAACAGGTCAGGAAACAGGGAAATGGAGGtgaggaatgtgaaactgaacgaaggcaaggagagagatgagaagctGCGGCTTATGAGTTACTAATGAGCGAGATATTTTAGCCATGGAGGGCTTGGAACACATGTGAGATTTGAACGAAGGCAAGAAGAGTTTAGAACAGGGGTTCTTAACCGGGAGTACCCCTTGGGGGTATGAGAACCAAATACTGGGGGTATCGGACTCAATATCTGAATATTTTGATAAATTATATATTAAATAGGACTGGTGATGATGATTTCGGCAGTCAAGCGAAGGGGGTACTGAGCAATCCAATGGGGGTCTGGGATCACCTAAAGGTTAAGAGCCCCTGGTTTAGAAGCTGGCGTTGTTGGAGTTAGTGCTGAGCGAAGTGACATTGttgagtaagggagagcttggaacacgACCATGTGGAATTGAACGAAGAAGAGTTTAGAAGCTTCCGTTGTTCATGAGTTAGTATTGGGTAGAGGGGTCTGTGATGTAACTTAACGAAGGCGAGAAAGGAGTATAGAAGCTGCCGTTTATGAGTTAGTACTGAGTGACATAATTCAGTCAGGGAGAACTTGGAACACGACCATGTGGAGTAGAGGGGTCTTGGGATATGTAATTTAACGAAGGCGAGAAAGGAGTATAGAAGCTGTCGTTTATGAGTTAGTACTGAGTGACATAATTCAGTCAGGGAGAACTTGGAACACGACCTTGTGGAATTCAACGAAGGCGAGAAGAAAGTTGagaagctgactttgtttatgaATTAGTACTGAGTGAGGTTTAGTAAGGGAGAGCTAGGAACACGGCTATGTGGAATTCAACGAAGGAAACAAGAGTATAGAAGCTGCCGTTGTTTGAGTTTAGTAATGAGTGAAGTGACATTGTTTAGTCAGGGAGAGCTTGGAAAGGGACACAAGTGATTTAACTTAGGCGAGAAGAGAGAGTATAGAAGCTGCCGTttgtgtgttagacatgaatgATGATTAGTAAGAGGGAGCTTGGAACTCGACTATGTGGAATTGAGCGAAGGCGAGAAAGGAGTTAAGAAGCTGGCGTTGTTTGAGTTGTATTGAGTGAGATTAGTTTTGGGGAGTCTGAAACACGGCTTTAGGGAAATAACGGAGGCGAGAATGGAGTTAAGAAGCTGGCGTTGTTTGAGTTGTATTGAGTGAGGTTTAGTTTTGGGGAGTCTGAAACACGGCTTTAGGGAAATAACGGAGGCGAGAATGGAGTTAAGAAGCTGGCGTTGTTTGAGTTGTATTGAGTGAGGTTTAGTTTTGGGGAGTCTGAAACACGGCTTTAGGGAAATAACGGAGGCGAGAATGGAGTTAAGAAGCTGGCGTTGTTTGAGTTGTAATGAGTGAGGTTTAGTTTTGGAGAGTCTGGAACACGGCTATATGGAAATAACGGAGgcgagaaaggagataagaagctGCAAATGTTTGGGTAATGAGTAAGGGttagtaaaggggctattacactgggcaaattttccgtggatcttcagtcaaaccacgatttccgctagcgtggttctcatttgtttgttgttattgctgctgatgaagatggtgagtaataccgtcgacCTTcaatgaaatctaccgtagctttggaagatcgtggacacgtcagaaaaccacgcaaatatgaaaaccacgccagaggaaatcgtggtttgactgaagatccacggaaaatttgcccagtgtaatagccccttaagggagagcttggaacacgGCTATACATGGAAATCAACGAAGACGGGAAAAAGTTTTATAAGTTGCCGTTGAGTTAGTATTGAGTGAGGCTTAGTCAGGGTGAGGTTGGAACACTGGCACGTGGAATTCAACGAGGACAAGAAGTTTAGAAGCTGGCGTTATTTGAGTTAGTACAGAGTGACATGTCTTAGTCAAAGAGAGCTTGAAaattgagagaagagagaagctcTGTTGTTAGTAGCTGCTGTTGAGCTAGTAAGGAGTGGCATTGGGTAGTCTGGAGAGCTTGGATGTGGATTTTAACGGAGGCAAGAAGAGAGAGTTTAAAAGCTGGCGTTGAGTTAGTACTGAGTGAAATCatttagtaagggagagcttggaacagGGCGATGGAGTATAGAAGCTGGCGTTGTTTTGAGTTAGTACCAAGTGACATTATCGTAGTcagggagagcttggaacacgGCCGAGGAATgacggtaagggaaggggaaactgGCATATTATGATGTGTAGTAACGATATTAGTCTAGGCGGCTCTGAGGCTCATTAGGGCGAGGATGAGGAacgagggagtgagtgagagtctGAGGGTGTTTGCAGACACTATACAGAGCTTGTTAGTCAGGCTTGTTTACatacaggagtgtgtgtgtgtaatatgtatgtgtgtgtgtgtgtgtgtgtgtgtgtgtgtgtgtgtgtttggagagagagagagagagagagagagagagagagagagagagagagagagagagagagagagagagagagagagagagagagagagagagagagagagagagagagagagagagagagagagagagagagagagagagagagtcaacaacAACCTCGACGCTCGTAACAGTTCTtcacttttttaatttttttcctcattcctctaattttcctttctcatattcttctttgtctttgtttccttgttctcttttttgttgtttagtttttttagttttcttgtttctttggtTCAGTCTCGGTGTCTTTGTGTCGTTCGTTCCGCCCTCCTGAGTGTCGCACGTCGCCGAGGTTGCTGCGTGAGTCGCGTATTTGATTGGCTGTTTGGTCGGTGGTCCTGTTGATTGGCTGGGCCGAGGCGACCCTCGCGTTGATTGGCTGCTGCGGGCGGCCCTCCTTCTGCCTGGCCGCGGCTCCTGTGATGCTGCTGTGTGTTTGTTGGTTGCCGATGTGTTTCGAGCGTGTGCTTATGGGGGGTGGGgagtgatgcgtgtgtgtgtgtatgtgtgtgtgtgtgtgtgtgtgtgtgtgtgtgtgtgtgtaagggatggGTGCGCTATACGCCGTGCGTGGGTGTCAGCAAGCGGTGTTTGAAGGGTGCTGTCCCGGGGGGCGCCGTCCCCGGGGCGGAAAGCGGTGAAGCACTGAGGGGAAGGTccgcgccccgccgccgccgcggtGATCAAGGCAAGGTCAGTCCTGGAGCAGCGCGGCGCGTGAGTCAGGCCGGCGGCtggcggcgggcggggcggcgGTGATGAGTCACGAGAAGCGAGTCACTAGCCTACCTTGGCACCTTGGCACCTGCACCTGCACACCGGCCTGACACCTGCACCTGTACACAGCCACACCTGTACACCGGCACTGTACACCGCCCGCCACGCCTGCACCTGTACACACCGAACTTGTGGCCCGCACGGGCAGGGCTCAGTACCCGCCCCGCCTGTACGCAGGCACGTTGCGGGCCGCACCTGTACACTGCCCGCCACGCCCGTGCAGGGCGGCGGGCCGTTGAGCACTAGAGTGTTGCCACGGCGACGGCCACGCCGGCACGCAGGCGGGAGGGCGCGCTGCGACGGGACGACACGCCGGCGCGACGCGGCGAGGCGCGGTGCGGGGAGCCGCATCGGGGCGAGGCGCAGCCCGCGAACCTGGAGGAGCCCAGCACGCGGGGGGAGGCGACCCCCGCCGCCATCTTGGCCTGCACGCCCATCTTCGGGAGGCAGAGGCGCGCAGCGCAGAGCGGGGCCGCCGCGGCGTTTCCGGCGTGATTTGTAGCGGCAAGTACTCTGGCGCGGCGGCCGGCGGTGGCAGCAGCGCCTGGGGCTGGTGGCGTGTGAGGCGCGGAGTGCTGCGGCCGCTCGGCCTGGCCCAGCGGTCGTCGCCACGCCGCGCGGGCGGCACACAGCACACGGGCACCAGCCGGCAGGTCCGCGCCGCGCCGTTGCGGCAGGATGCCAACGTGGCGGCCAGCTTGGGCGCCGCGCCACCGCTCACCATGGTGTGGGTCCCCGCCGGgccgccgccccgtccctcgctgccgccgctgccgctgctcgCCGCCTTCATGATGGAGGGCAGTCGCAGGGCCGCCGCCAGCCAGTCTCGGTCGTTTCGCTTGGCCTTGCCCGGCGGCTCCAGCGCCGTGCTCACGTAGAACTTGGCCTCCTGCCGCGTGCGCGACAGCGTGGGCGTGCCTTGCGGCGTGCGGTCTCGCACCTCGCCCAGCGGCGGCTTCACGTTGCTGGCGAACTCCCCGCCCAGGTTGCCTGGCGGCCAGTACCGCGCTACCACCACTGTGCGCCCATCCGACCCTCGCGCCACGCCGATGCCCACCGCCCGCGTCGACTCCCACACCAACTGCGAGAATGGAcctgcgggggaagggggggtgagcgcagaaacacacacacacacacacacacacacacacacacacacacacacacacacacacacacacacacacacacacacacacacacctgacggtGGACCTACACACTGAGTTATCTGACAACCGACCAACGCTTACTAAACATGAATACAGCAAGACCAACGCTTGCATGCACTATTCATGATAACACGTGGGCGGCTGTGTCGTGTACATAGCAAGAGATGTTATGAGCGGTGACCACACCATTCCTAAGGCCAATCCAAGAACACACAGCTGTGGCTTGACACCTGCACATGATGACGCGTTGCATTGCAGGCAGAGAAAAAGCTTAAACGGTACAGAGTGCAGCCACGTGAGAAACGTGAAATATTTAGAGAAGATCTGGTTGTGCCCCGCCAACCCTGCCACAACGAGGGGCGGGGAGACGTCATTAGTCTGTGCAAATAAGTGacgggacagaaaaaaaaaaatggatctaAAAGAAGACACATGAGAAGCAAAATTTAGGAAAAATATTATAAGAACCTCCTTAAAAGATCTTACAACGAACTTACATCTGCTACAGCGAGGGACGAGGAAGCGTCATTAGGCTGTGCAAATAAGTGACAAACCAGGAAAAACGGATGTAGAATGGGACACATGAGAAGTTAAAAAAATCATATGAAAATGTCATAAGAAActacaagaaagaagaaacgatagAGGAAATTCAACTCTACATCAGTTTAGCCAAAGAACGCTTGATTTCCTTAACCAATTTAAAGATGTAGTATACTAAATAGGTTTTAAGTCTGCCAGCCAGTGTTCGGGTCTTGGGTTCAGATGGCCATTacagtagggaaggagggagagacaaaatgataaatacaacaaaagaagaggaaggaagggaaggcagtggctgaacggatagcgagacgggcccgcgttcaggaggacgcgaattcaatccccgaccggtgccaccaagctgggatttttcagccgccgccgagtggcttaaagctacccacatgctgtccagaagaccacctatcaacccggactctagattctaggattaaagatgagctccgggagggcagcatgagccaatgcaagatggcgccactataaacactcgcctgcgccagaacgggctgggccgaccatcaggccccaccgggaagaagccttggaccgaccatcaggatccacctggaagaagcctaccggcgcaataggccaagacgtaaaaaaaaaaaaaaaaaaaaaacattaagggcGATTAGAAGGCCTGTTAATGTTTGGACTGGCAGGAAGAATaatgagcgggcttttttttgttattttttgtgttttcccttgagctccttcctttactgcaaaaaatcACGAATCTGTTCTGTAACTTGAGCCTCGTATCGTTTTTATTTATAGTACGTACTCTCCAAATTTTCACGAAGTAGTTAATTTTAGAAGATGAAGACTTATGATGACGtccagtgacacacacacacacacacacacacacacacacacacgcacacgcacacgcacgcacgcacgcacgcacgcacgcacacacacacacacacacacacacacacacacacacacacacacacacacacacacacctgcctggctGAGGTCAGCTTGCTCCGGCACGTCGTATTTGAAGTTGCGTCCCGTCTCGTACCACGCCCCCACCACCGCCGTGCctggggggatgaaggggggagCGAACACAGTGAATAATGAGTACCAttaaggaaggacggaaaaagtaagaaatcaaggaaagatggaagacaggtaggaaagatataaaaataatgaaaaggaaggaaagaaggaaaaggaatggatacagaattttttttttattattgtatatcATCTTCGTCGCCTCCTGCTGACGTACGTTTGTGTACAGGACTTTTACAGGAACACACGTGACCCGGTCACCATTGTCATAGTTTCAGTCTTGAGAGCCGTTTAAGGCCAATGTAAATATAAAATGCAATTtaagcaattaaaaaaaaaagttctttggAAAATGAAAACTAGTGCTTCATCAATAATTTTGTAATGATGTCTTCCTGAAAAAGATCTTGCTTGTGTCTCCTCATTGTCGGTGTTCATTGTTAAGTAACCCTGACACAACATTACTAGGCGCCGGCTGCCATCACTCAGGGATCGTGCTCGTCACACACAGGCCTCTGCTGCGCAGGCCAAGTCAGTTGTGTCCGTTTAATCGTATTAATGACTGCAATATTTAAAGCATCAAAATACTTTTTCTAGTAAGATTATAATCTGTCAGCACGCAGAAAACACTTGTGCCCGCCCCGCACGATGACTCACAGCTTGAAAAACCGAAAATGTTTATGCTGTGTTTGTTCTGTTTCATCTTTCCCTTAGACAAGACCGAAAGTGTTTATTACGTGCCGCTGTTATTATTCTGAATCATTATTATTCATTCGATTC
The sequence above is a segment of the Eriocheir sinensis breed Jianghai 21 unplaced genomic scaffold, ASM2467909v1 Scaffold514, whole genome shotgun sequence genome. Coding sequences within it:
- the LOC126992890 gene encoding uncharacterized protein LOC126992890, which translates into the protein MDAAAWRGMRDAFLRLWARRGDPRHHAPHDKYDAHSSTSGETATPGGGGGSGGGGGGEGVATVTLALEGEGGEAEAEVGVEGGGEGGEGEGGEGEEGVCLAQDNLDNLIRNRGYHVREHVPRRVLEHQVMANIRRRERIARILREEEASLAPPLTPPPAAPAPAAAPARHAPDRTQMISLLTKVWSGRGAQVQERGTGEVEWARSQFVLECVSEHNRLRALHSAPPLVLSEQLCLDAQSWANRLAHFGILEYSSEHGRGENILTSTTKDILSGTAVVGAWYETGRNFKYDVPEQADLSQAGPFSQLVWESTRAVGIGVARGSDGRTVVVARYWPPGNLGGEFASNVKPPLGEVRDRTPQGTPTLSRTRQEAKFYVSTALEPPGKAKRNDRDWLAAALRLPSIMKAASSGSGGSEGRGGGPAGTHTMVSGGAAPKLAATLASCRNGAARTCRLVPVCCVPPARRGDDRWARPSGRSTPRLTRHQPQALLPPPAAAPEYLPLQITPETPRRPRSALRASASRRWACRPRWRRGSPPPACWAPPGSRAAPRPDAAPRTAPRRVAPACRPVAARPPACVPAWPSPWQHSSAQRPAALHGRGGQCTGAARNVPAYRRGGY